Part of the Lycium ferocissimum isolate CSIRO_LF1 chromosome 6, AGI_CSIRO_Lferr_CH_V1, whole genome shotgun sequence genome, TGCAAAACCTTCTTTGAGATTTTGGGGAAAGACTCTATGTCTGAGGATCATTCTCTTCAAAAGGGAGGTTTTAGGTGAATAATTTAATCGCTTGGCATCAGCTTTTGGTAGCTGATGTCTCTGAGCCTAAGAATGTTCTATATTTTGATACAAGATCATCTGTGGCAGAAGGCAGAAGGGAAACAGGATTGGAACAAGCAAGCAAGTGGGGGAGAGGTTAATAGGCCTGAGTGTTACAAGATTGCAGAATTGGATTAGAAGTCCCACATGAAATGGCAGACTAAAGTAACCGTTCATTATTCTGTTCTAAGGACCTTGCCTGTACTGGTCTTAGCTAACATTAGGTTGAGGCTTGCGACCTCTGTGACTGCTTTAGGTAAGATAGCGATGCATACAGCCAGCATTAGGTACTGGTCTTAGCGAACATTAGGTTCATTATTCTGTTTTAAGGACCTTGCCTGTAGTGGTCTTAGCTAACATTGGGTTTGAGGCTTGCAAGCTCTGTGACCTTTCTGCTTAAGCCAGTGATGCATCCAGCCGGCCAGCACACCAGTTCGCATTTACCCCGGTCAATTATCATGTgctattgaagttggaaaactACCAAAACTGAGAATTACTCATCAATTCTTAAGGGTCTTCGATGAAATATATATGCTAGTAGGTTAGTCATTTTGATGCATAGAGGGAAGTACTTTTATCATTACTTGCTTTGTCTGAAAGATATGTAAAAGATGAAGCTTTTCATTATGGTTAAGTGTTTGGAAAAATGCAATTTTGGTCTAGGTTTGTGTACTATCTCCAAATTTCATTTGTATGCTCTTAAATTTAGCACCTAAAACTTCCAAGTTTCAATAAACACTTCTCCTGTTGAATTCATGTTGGAGTGATAGTCACAGtggtttcttttttattttgtgctTATATTCTTGTGATGATACATTATTCTAGGCACACCGTGAATCAACTGGAACAGTATCACCAGGCAATGGCCACAGCACAGATCTGGTTGCTGCTGCTGAGGAGATAGCGTTTTGCAGAGCATGTGCTCGTTTCGGGCTTGGCTTATATCTGTATCATTAAGAATAGTCGAGTAGACGCTACAAACTGGGGACAGTTTTGGAAATGCTGTTGAAGGTCCTTGTACACCACAGAGCAAGAAACATGATGAAATTTATCTATTATGCGGGAATGatgtaaaaaatattattcatgaGGACGGTTGGTGTGCACTGTGAAAGTACTAAAATATGGTCAAGGAGAATGAGGcctcaaaaaatataaaaaaataggaaaaatggaATATACAATAGAGATATCAGAATAGATATCATCTGTTGCTTTATGTAAAACGTATTTTGCCCTGTTGTTCTACAGGATTGTATGTGTGTATTTGTAGATTGTAAGGCCTCAGTAATTGATAACATATTATTTCGGTAGAAAGCCTGCTGATCACTTTTCGATTGAAATTCCATAACAATGACTATTTTACAATTACAGGAGGAGAGGAGTGCTGTTTGTGAATTATACACAAATAGTCGATTTTAGGACCTCTATTTAAAAGTTTACGAAGTTTTTAAACTTTAGACGCTTCGAAATTGAATCTCGGACTTCGAGATTGAAGTTTCAAGCTTCATACCATTGGGTCTGAACTTAGGCTTGTGCCAACGTTGGGTAGAACCTTAACATCAGACAGGTTTGTGCAGTTCAATTTGGTCTGAGTTTAGGTTAGAGCCTAACTTTAATTCCGAAGGTTGAagccttttattttcttttggtaaaTAATCTGAATAGCTGCTGCTTCATATGTAAACGTTAATAGCATAATATGTAAACGCAATCAAAACAAACGAGCTGAAGAAAAGTTACCTATACGTGCCATATAATTTGGTGGGAAGCAAAAGCAAAATTAGGAGGAGCAGATTAAGTCTTAGATGTACTGTCTTCCTGAGAGGATAAACATTGTAAAAACTTAAGTGGAATTAGAAGAAATGTTGGTGTTATCTATGCAGTCAGATTTTTGAACTTCATACCTCAGGTTTGAATTTAGGCTTGAACAATTTCCTACTTCAAAACTTTTAGACGAAAACATTCAAATTTCAGTTGTTTGAAGGTCTAAAGTTATGAACTTGCTTTTGAACCATCAAATGTGTTCAGTAGGCTTCCTAGAGAGGCCAAAGGAGCAGATGGACAGGGCACAATTCCCGGCATTCAGGAGGAAAACTCATAGGGATACTTTCTCTTTAAGAAAGAAACATGTATAGGATTTACAGTTTTGATGTTCCTTGATGTGTATAATGGCTAAATGAGACAAGCACCTCATAAAGCTATAATTATTTTTGAGAGCTTGCTAGGAATCTTAATCCTCCATTCTAAGTAGGTTTAGGGAGATATAGTAGATCTTCTGATATGTACATTTTgcaatatatacacacacacactctctaGTGATAGAGATGGAGgagattaataaaaaaaaaaacaaagtctGAAGTTCGAACAAGGgactaaaatataaatattcataaattcGATGTCTTAAATAACAGTCCCACGGGTGCTATTTGTGCACTTACCTATGTCATGACTAGATTATTACGGGAGAAATGAATTTTTGGtcctttacaatttttttttttagttttttgccTAAATTAGGTTAAATATCCATTAGACAAAGGTGTCATCTTTCTATCTGAAaaattttttcattattttattcgCCCTCCCAAGAAAAATATATGATGTATTTTCGattattaaaataaaactttCTCTTAATCTCCATTTTTACTTATCATGTATGATAAAATTAGTTATTCGTTTTTATTTGTGCAATTTGGATATATTCTATTGACTTCAAAAGTCAATACATAACAGTAACCATAAAAACAATATTGGATGGAAGGAGTAGCAAACTTCAATGAATGCTtactccttctccttctttctccttAATTGTTGTTAAACCAAATTTATAAGCAGTAACCAAGATTTATTTTTCAGTTCCAATGTGCAAACTCAAAAGTTATTCTACTAGAGCATCTTTACTACAAGTCAAAGCTTTGGATTGCAACagtaacaacaataacaactacaGCAGCACTGGTGACGTCACCAGCTGTAAGAACGCCACGTCGTCATCATCAGTTTCGAACACGAACTACGTGGTGCAGTTAGATAAGTCTTCTTCATCTTGCATTACTCGTCCTTTAGCTGAGATCCTACGTGACCTGAACAATATTATCAAAGCTGATGATGGGGATGATCACTATACCTGGTAATTTTATTTCTCTCCTCTTTTTATGTACTACTTCTTCtatccgtccatttttacttatctagtttaaaaaaatcaagagataatttttcatacctattttatccttattattaatttttagaGGGGGAGGGGGTGAGGTaataaaccaaaagaaaaaaattaaattttgttttttttttaaggggtggGGTGGCGTGGGGGTGTGTGGGGGTTGGTGTAGAAAtccaaaaacaatttttttttaaagaaattttggttgttgggggggggggggggggtttggggTGGTAGAagtggttggggtttggtggttgggggtgggttgGTAGTGGAATTATTATTGTGTACTTGTTTTCCTTACTACTTTTTATTAGGGAatgtcatttttcttattttaaggAATTcgtttttctaaagaaaatattttttaaaatttttgatcaaACAAATTGGAAAAGATTTTTCCAATGTTTTCCTCCGTACTGAACACACCCTTATTATAAATATTGTGTAGGAAACTTTAAGAAATTATTAGTGgctgcacaacttttaaagtattttgATGAATGtcaattatttagataatttaTACTTTccccgtccatttttacttgttattGACTTGACACGCCTATTAAGGAGCGAAAAAtagaatgacaattttactatatcaccccTAATTATTGCTATTGCTAAATAACCTAATGACTAAAATCATTGAAACACACTTGGCTACTAACAATTCATTAAACTCTCCAATCCAATAATTAATGATAAGGGTAAATTAGGtatgaaatggtaaattatctcttaattttccAAATTGGACGAGTTAAAAttgacaactatttttagtcTACAGGACAactaaaaatggacggagggagtaataattagggatgatatagtaaaattttcattatatttatTTGCTACTTAAGGGCGTGCCAAGTCAAACGTGGACAAGTAAATCGATGGAGCGAGTATAATctttggtttttgatttttgatGACTGGTTTTCgcaaacaaaaatttaaaatataatttttgtttATGAAATTGTTAGTTACAGGATATTTATAAACTTTCCACAGTCTTTAATATGTGAAAAAAGAAtgttaaaattgagaaatcataAGAATTCTATCAGTATGTAGTTAAAGTATGCAGTAGTGGTTGCTCAGCTGCCACGATTTCTCTTGTTGATTGTATGCAGTAGTGGTTGCTCAGCTGCCCCGATTTCTCTTGTTGATCTGATAATGATGACATTGATATTCTGTAGGTACCACGCTAACCAGATGTTGAGCTTCTATGCTCCAGGTGCGGTAGCATTCTTGTTTAATTTTTCTATcatcattatgttgttattttttgtATGACTTATGATTGTTTTATTAGTTGTATCATCATAAGTGAAATAGGATGGAAAAGGTGTGTAATTTGGTCATGCAGATGAGATTGCATTATTTTCTTTTGCGGAAATTAATGGAAATGTTTTGACATGAATTTTTTAGCTGTTCTACTCAATGAACTTCCAAAGCATAATGGTTGTTTATTGTCTCTGACTTTTGCTGGAAATGACTAAAAAAGATGTACAAATGACCTTAATGTGGCATATCCGGCAACTGGTGTATACACTGGgaaattgattttgatgttctGAGCATATGCGATGATTAAGTTTCTTTTACAGGCTGGTGTGGAGAAGTAAGAAATGTCATTTCCCCAGATAATGGAAGTGTGACGGTTGTTTATCGTGTCACCATACGCGGATCAGATGGAGAGGTATGATCATTCTTCCAAATAAGTGCTCATCCCTTTCTGTCCCCCACTTTACCATTTCTGAATATGCTTCTATGTTTGAGTATAACCAGCAAAGAGGCTTGATCAAGAATTGGTTACAAgtcttcctttttatataaaaGGAAATCATTGTGTCACCAAAATTGGCTTGCTTGTTTTTGTTGTTCCAAACTGTAATGCCCATTCTTAATATTTCCTTTATTGCAATTCATTTTGATTGCCAATTTTTGAAGTGGTATAGTTTTTGGGCACAAGAAAATTTAAAACCTAAGTCTGCTCAAACTAAAAACTAAAGTATAAAATTGTTCCCATGAGGATTTGTGAAACTAGCTAGTTATATGATTAAACAAATGAGTTGAGATGTATTAGATCTAGCTCAAAgctaaataaaaatgaaaggaTTAGGCTATTAACGTGGGCAACCTTGACAGGTTCCTATGCTAAACCAAACAGGGGGATTGACTTCACCTACATTTTATAGATGGCTTCTTTTTCCAGATCTCACTTTGctaaacaaataagaatcattaaaatcaaatcataagTTTCAAATCCATCTATCCCTGTCATAAAAAGATTCTCCCATACTAGCATTTAACAAAccaaagagaaataaaaaagattgCTCTATACGaaatacaatacaataaaataatttgaaggAAGAAACTTGAATTCAACTTTTTAGCGCAGTTGTTCTCTCTTTGCTATCTTCTTCTC contains:
- the LOC132060254 gene encoding DNA repair RAD52-like protein 2, chloroplastic isoform X1, translated to MCKLKSYSTRASLLQVKALDCNSNNNNNYSSTGDVTSCKNATSSSSVSNTNYVVQLDKSSSSCITRPLAEILRDLNNIIKADDGDDHYTWYHANQMLSFYAPGWCGEVRNVISPDNGSVTVVYRVTIRGSDGEAHRESTGTVSPGNGHSTDLVVAAEKIAFCRACACFGLGLYPYH
- the LOC132060254 gene encoding DNA repair RAD52-like protein 2, chloroplastic isoform X2, coding for MCKLKSYSTRASLLQVKALDCNSNNNNNYSSTGDVTSCKNATSSSSVSNTNYVVQLDKSSSSCITRPLAEILRDLNNIIKADDGDDHYTWYHANQMLSFYAPGWCGEVRNVISPDNGSVTVVYRVTIRGSDGEAETGKVPKG